One segment of Candidatus Poribacteria bacterium DNA contains the following:
- a CDS encoding carbohydrate binding family 9 domain-containing protein: MDYLCRWLSILLLLCLSAGVHAETDDLRAEASRTYESIEIDGELSEPDWQKATPIRQFIQFEPDAGEPLTESTEVRILYDDRHIYFGFICSEPDRAKIIANKMRRDGMLYDQDNVFVLLDTYNDRRSGFFFRVNPLGAREDVALMDSGDSRNENWNAVWDSRAKINGDNWTTEIAIPFSQLRFKKEDTLTWGLNLGRTIRKNQEEGTWSPVPAAYTYLARYRTTHLGTLTGLSGISQRRNIEFLPYLLPGVAQTEDDGTVGVLDFGGDMKVSVTSNLTADLTVNTDFAQVEADQEQANLTRFSLFFPEKRQFFLEGAGLFDFGIPRTSFNAPPPLLLFYSRRIGIEEGHAIPIMAGGKITGKVGGFGVGLLNVLTDKHAAAATEHLDAVDVNRTNYSVLRIKRDLFTGSSLGVIGINKQDLDKHNSATGVDFIYRPTGEMNFRGLWARTFESREISRQAHPGNGALPSENTNALYFGGNWQSEVGRVNASYTDIGDDFNPEVGYVYRTGSRWLRGEMRATPYLHWNGFRRLWTGPEIDLILNSDNELETRTFIWSTWLELETNGWGGLRIYRNFENLVEDFEIREGIIIPRGKYSYNNYNLMLNAEGKVFNGRFGFNVGDFYNGTRRGFDLRLDLRFGGRFSVEPRYEFNRVTLPHQDAPDEKTSFDTNVFGGRVIYSFSTDLFTKFYAQWNSDRNLVTTNFLVNYIYRPGSDFYFVFNQTYGTDSITSGLLDTTVVGKVTYWWNP, translated from the coding sequence ATGGATTATCTATGTAGATGGCTATCAATTCTACTGCTCCTTTGCCTCAGTGCTGGGGTGCATGCCGAAACTGACGACCTGCGGGCGGAGGCATCCCGTACTTACGAAAGCATCGAGATCGACGGGGAACTTTCAGAGCCCGATTGGCAGAAAGCAACACCTATCCGTCAATTTATTCAGTTTGAACCCGATGCAGGCGAACCGCTGACCGAATCCACAGAGGTCCGCATTCTTTACGATGACAGACACATCTATTTCGGTTTCATCTGCAGCGAACCCGATCGCGCGAAGATTATTGCGAATAAGATGAGACGGGATGGGATGTTGTATGATCAGGACAACGTCTTCGTGTTGTTGGATACCTATAACGACCGGCGGAGTGGGTTCTTCTTTCGCGTGAATCCACTCGGTGCGCGCGAAGATGTCGCACTCATGGACAGCGGCGACAGCCGAAACGAGAACTGGAATGCCGTCTGGGACTCTCGCGCAAAAATCAACGGTGACAATTGGACGACAGAAATCGCCATCCCGTTCAGTCAACTCCGATTTAAAAAGGAAGATACCCTGACCTGGGGTTTGAACCTCGGACGCACCATCCGAAAAAATCAGGAGGAAGGCACATGGTCCCCCGTGCCGGCAGCCTATACGTATCTGGCACGCTATCGGACAACACACCTTGGAACGCTTACCGGTTTATCCGGGATCTCACAACGTCGGAATATAGAATTTCTGCCGTATCTCCTGCCTGGGGTCGCCCAGACAGAGGATGATGGAACCGTCGGCGTGCTCGATTTCGGGGGCGACATGAAGGTGAGCGTCACCTCAAATCTAACCGCTGATCTCACGGTCAATACAGATTTCGCACAGGTCGAGGCCGACCAGGAGCAAGCAAACTTAACACGGTTTAGCCTCTTTTTCCCGGAGAAACGTCAATTCTTCTTGGAAGGTGCGGGTTTATTCGATTTCGGTATCCCACGGACGAGTTTCAATGCCCCACCACCGCTCCTCCTTTTCTACAGTCGCCGTATCGGCATTGAGGAAGGACACGCTATCCCAATCATGGCGGGTGGAAAGATTACCGGTAAAGTGGGCGGCTTCGGTGTAGGACTGCTGAACGTTCTCACAGATAAACATGCAGCAGCTGCCACGGAACATTTGGACGCGGTCGATGTTAACAGGACGAACTACTCTGTTTTGCGCATCAAGCGCGATCTGTTCACAGGGTCGAGCCTCGGTGTGATCGGAATTAATAAGCAAGATCTCGACAAACACAACAGCGCGACCGGCGTTGATTTCATCTATCGTCCGACGGGCGAGATGAATTTCCGAGGTCTCTGGGCACGCACGTTTGAATCGCGCGAAATCAGCAGGCAAGCCCATCCAGGAAACGGCGCTTTGCCGAGCGAAAACACAAACGCGCTTTACTTCGGCGGCAATTGGCAGAGCGAAGTCGGACGCGTGAACGCCTCCTACACGGACATCGGTGATGATTTCAACCCTGAAGTCGGCTATGTGTATCGCACGGGTAGCCGATGGTTGCGGGGCGAAATGCGTGCCACGCCTTATCTCCATTGGAACGGGTTCCGTCGGTTGTGGACTGGACCGGAGATTGACCTCATCCTCAACTCAGACAACGAATTAGAAACGCGAACCTTTATCTGGAGCACGTGGCTTGAACTGGAAACGAACGGTTGGGGCGGTCTCCGAATCTACCGGAATTTCGAGAACCTCGTGGAGGATTTTGAAATTCGAGAAGGCATTATCATCCCGCGTGGCAAATACAGTTACAATAACTACAACCTCATGCTCAATGCTGAAGGCAAGGTCTTTAACGGACGCTTTGGGTTCAATGTCGGAGATTTCTACAACGGCACCCGACGCGGATTTGACCTCCGTCTCGACCTTCGGTTCGGTGGGCGCTTCAGTGTGGAACCGAGATATGAATTCAACCGCGTCACACTCCCACACCAAGATGCTCCCGATGAAAAGACCTCCTTTGATACAAACGTCTTCGGTGGGCGTGTTATCTATTCCTTTTCCACAGACCTCTTTACTAAATTTTACGCCCAATGGAACAGTGACCGGAATTTGGTTACCACGAATTTCTTAGTCAATTACATCTATCGTCCCGGTAGTGATTTCTATTTTGTTTTCAACCAGACGTATGGAACAGACAGTATCACATCGGGATTGCTGGATACCACTGTGGTTGGCAAAGTCACCTATTGGTGGAATCCGTAG